The following are encoded together in the Daucus carota subsp. sativus chromosome 5, DH1 v3.0, whole genome shotgun sequence genome:
- the LOC108223916 gene encoding probable cytokinin riboside 5'-monophosphate phosphoribohydrolase LOGL10, whose protein sequence is MENKKQPYRQLAPIKSRFQRICVFCGSSPGKNPSYQLAAIQLGNQLVERKIDLVYGGGSIGLMGLVSQAVHDGGRHVLGIIPKTLMPKEITGETVGEVRPVAGMHQRKAEMARQADAFIALPGGYGTLEELLEVITWAQLGIHNKPVGLLNVEGYYNSLLSFIDKAVDEGFIAPSARRIIISAPTALDLMSKLEDYVPEHNEAASKLSWEMEQQLGYTTKPDIAR, encoded by the exons ATGGAAAACAAGAAGCAACCATATCGTCAACTGGCTCCCATAAAATCAAGGTTTCAGCGTATCTGTGTTTTCTGCGGCAGCAGCCCTGGAAAGAATCCCAGTTATCAGCTCGCTGCCATTCAGCTCGGAAACCAGCTG GTGGAAAGAAAGATCGACTTGGTGTATGGAGGAGGCAGCATTGGGCTGATGGGACTCGTCTCACAGGCTGTTCATGACGGTGGTCGCCATGTGTTGGG gATAATTCCCAAAACCCTTATGCCCAAAGAG ATTACTGGGGAGACTGTTGGAGAAGTAAGACCTGTGGCTGGAATGCACCAAAGAAAAGCAGAAATGGCACGACAAGCAGATGCTTTTATAGCTTTGCCTG GTGGGTATGGAACACTGGAGGAACTTCTTGAAGTCATCACTTGGGCTCAGCTGGGAATTCATAATAAGCCG GTAGGTCTACTGAATGTGGAAGGATATTATAACTCACTACTAAGTTTCATAGACAAGGCAGTTGATGAAGGTTTCATAGCACCCTCTGCCCGTCGCATTATAATTTCTGCCCCTACTGCACTCGACTTGATGTCTAAGCTCGAG GATTATGTTCCGGAACACAATGAGGCGGCATCAAAGCTAAGTTGGGAAATGGAGCAACAATTAGGTTACACAACAAAACCAGACATTGCTCGCTAA
- the LOC108223915 gene encoding L10-interacting MYB domain-containing protein: MEYEVVEHQPKQERLRTRWTASLDKIFADLVVEQIHLGNRKNNVFDKKTWNHIRDEFNRQTDLSFNNNQLRKHLDVLRTRYYNLKSSFDQNDFALDDSCYTAIDLWDMGVQLKPDSTKIKDCPILEQLCTIFADLGADGKYAQSSHYAELDKSNPSGLVTCLENENLAFKPPTLTTPTQGNTTAVNNLSKKNAERKRKRAADEGANLGDNNKNNMLHNAMAEGMLEMVSALKLHMAVAPHRDERFSISACIKCLDEIEGVDDWLYYAALDLFEDPNLREMFISLKGNNVKWTWLQGKCGNFI; encoded by the exons ATGGAATATGAAGTTGTTGAACATCAACCGAAACAAGAAAGGTTAAGGACAAGGTGGACAGCATCCCTTGATAAAATCTTCGCAGACCTTGTTGTTGAGCAGATTCATTTGGGGAACAGAAAAAACAATGTATTTGATAAGAAAACTTGGAATCACATACGGGATGAATTCAACCGACAGACTGACCTCAGCTTTAACAACAACCAACTGAGGAAGCACCTAGATGTTCTACGAACACGTTACTACAATTTGAAGTCTTCATTTGATCAGAATGATTTTGCTCTGGATGATTCCTGTTACACTGCCATTGATCTATGGGACATGGGG GTACAACTGAAGCCTGACTCAACCAAGATCAAAGATTGTCCGATCCTTGAGCAACTATGCACCATATTTGCTGACCTGGGAGCTGATGGAAAATATGCTCAATCAAGTCATTATGCGGAGCTGGACAAGTCAAATCCTTCAGGCTTAGTTACATGCTTGGAAAATGAAAACCTTGCTTTTAAACCTCCAACATTAACAACACCTACACAAGGGAACACTACTGCAGTAAATAATTTGAGCAAAAAAAATGCCGAGAGAAAGAGAAAGCGAGCAGCAGACGAAGGGGCTAATTTAGGTGACAACAATAAGAATAATATGCTACATAATGCAATGGCAGAAGGCATGTTGGAGATGGTTTCTGCTTTGAAGTTGCATATGGCTGTGGCACCTCATAGAGATGAAAGGTTCTCAATTTCAGCATGCATCAAATGCTTGGATGAGATCGAAGGCGTTGATGACTGGCTATATTATGCTGCTCTGGACCTATTTGAGGACCCAAATCTGAGGGAGATGTTCATTTCTCTCAAGGGAAACAACGTAAAATGGACATGGTTGCAAGGGAAGTGTGGAAATTTCATCTAG
- the LOC108220670 gene encoding protein SPA, chloroplastic translates to MSVGASLPGVLQSPFLGSKLYSPSSTTPPSCISCYNLSKTRRSPCIRAIDLDQNTLVAISVGVASVAVGIGIPVFYESQIDNSAKRDNTQPCFPCSGSGAQKCRFCMGAGTVTVELGGDEKEVSNCINCDGAGSLTCTTCQGSGIQPRYLDRREFKDDD, encoded by the exons atgTCAGTGGGAGCTTCGCTTCCTGGTGTTCTACAATCACCATTTTTGGGTTCCAAGCTATATTCACCATCTTCTACAACTCCTCCTTCATGCATCTCTTGCTACAATTTATCCAAAACAAGACGCTCACCGTGCATCAGAGCCATTGATCTTGATCAGAATACG TTGGTTGCAATTTCAGTTGGAGTAGCAAGTGTTGCGGTTGGGATTGGAATTCCGGTCTTTTACGAATCCCAAATTGACAATTCT GCTAAAAGAGATAATACTCAACCATGCTTCCCCTGCAGTGGCTCTGGTGCAC AGAAATGCAGATTTTGCATGGGAGCTGGCACAGTAACTGTGGAGCTAGGTGGGGATGAGAAAGAGGTCTCAAATTGCATCAACTGTGATGGCGCCGGCTCTTTAACATGCACTACATGCCAAGGGTCTGGTATTCAACCTCGATATCTTGACCGCAG AGAATTTAAAGACGATGATTAA